The following is a genomic window from Nitrososphaerota archaeon.
TGGAGCTGTCCCGAGATCCCCACGGCGAGGTAGAGGTCAGGCTTGACGGTGACCCCGGTCAGGCCTATGTGGTACTCCTCCGGCAACCAGCCCAGGTCGGACGAAAGGGGCCTCGAGCAGCCGAGGGCGCCGTGCATCTCCTTCGCGAGATCTTCGAGCAGCGGGAGGTCTTCCTTCTTCTTCACCCCCCTCCCCGCGGAAACTATAATCTTCGCCGACCTCAGGTCCACTGCGCCGGCCGCCTTCTTCTCCCTGCCGACAACCTTCACCAACGGCTGGATCGGGCCGACGTCGACCTCCCTTGTCTCCCCAGGCGCTGCGTCCGTCCTGGCGTAGTGCCCCACTTTGACCGTCGCGACTGCGGGGAAGGGGCAGCTCAGCTTCGCCACGACCTTCCCGGCGAAGACGTTGCGCTCGGCGGTCAGGGTGCTGCCTTCGGTGCCTAGCCTCGACGCATCTGAAAGACACCCCACAGAGAGCTTCGCGGCGAGCCTCGACGCCACCTCTCGGCCGTTCCTCGTCGCGCCGATCAGGATCGCCACCGGTGCCGCCTGCTTCGCCGCCCTCGCGAGCGCTTCGGCAGCCACCTCAGGGGATATTTCCGGGGACGCTGGCACTTTCAGGAGGAGCTTTGGCCCCGGAGACCGCACACCCTCCCGGAGGGCGCCTATCTCGACCACCACGGCTTCGGCTGAAGGCCCCTTCGCCACCTCCGCCGCCGCAGAAGCGACCTCGTTCGAGACCCCTTCGTTCTCGGAGTAGGCCCAGACCGCAGGGCTCACTTCGCGAGCACCCCCTCCTTGGTAAGGGCGTCGACGAGCTTGGCCGCAGCTTCGTCCGGGCTCCCTTCGATGAGCACGCGCTTCCTCGCCGACTGCTGCGCGGACATGGACACGACAGACGCCTGTCTGTACTCTCCCGGGGGGAGGAGCTGGTTTCCGTCGA
Proteins encoded in this region:
- a CDS encoding electron transfer flavoprotein subunit alpha/FixB family protein — its product is MSPAVWAYSENEGVSNEVASAAAEVAKGPSAEAVVVEIGALREGVRSPGPKLLLKVPASPEISPEVAAEALARAAKQAAPVAILIGATRNGREVASRLAAKLSVGCLSDASRLGTEGSTLTAERNVFAGKVVAKLSCPFPAVATVKVGHYARTDAAPGETREVDVGPIQPLVKVVGREKKAAGAVDLRSAKIIVSAGRGVKKKEDLPLLEDLAKEMHGALGCSRPLSSDLGWLPEEYHIGLTGVTVKPDLYLAVGISGQLQHIAGIKDSKIVAAINTDKDAPIFQASDYGIVGDLYQLVPALRKALAARR